The genomic window CCTTTAAAGAAATCTGCAGAGGTCACGACTCCCACAGCTCTCTCCCTGCTCACTCAGCGAATGTTCAAATTGGAAAGATCTTAAGGATGTTCAAGTCCCGTTGGCTCATTTTCTAACAGAGGGTTGAAATGACACATCTAAAGAATGCACCTTGTGAGGAATGAGTCTGGGATTTGACTGTTCCCTGTTCCCGCTGACGTGGCTGGTTTAGACAAAGCTATCTTCGGGAGCTGAGTGCTTCTGTTTGTGTGGTTATTCTGGAATCTCATTTGTGCTAGGGCTTGTGGCTTTGCCAGGATGTTACAGTTTTTCATCGCTCTCACGACTTCCAACACTTTTCTCCCACAGCTGCCAGAATTATTTGAATGTGTTGAGAATTTGACCAAGGAAAGCAAGAAATCCAACCTCCAAAAGACTCAGGGTCTTTCAGTGAAGGAGGCCCAGAAAATGCTCACCCAAAGCCTGAACGCCATGGCGGCGCTCAGCGGAGctggggggaaagagggagaggctgtGGCTGCCTCCGCGGGCACAGCAGCCACGGCGGCCAAGAGAGAGGACAAGAGGCCCAAGTCCATGACCGAGCTCCTGCATCACAGCCTCGTGTCCGACTCGCTGTCCCCGGTGGAGAGGCTCTTCCGGTCCCGCCAGAGACTGTCCCACGACGGGATCCCCGCTCCCATGCACAATTTCCCCTATGACATTCTCGTCAGTCACTCGAAAGCCTGGACACTGATCACCGCCGAGGACGAGGTGCCCAAGGCCACGATGCCGCAGAGAACAGCGCTGCCCAGCGCTCCGCCCGAGAAGATCTACGAAGACAGGCTTCCTCGCCTCTTCCTGGTCTACGCAGGTAACCCGTCCGGAGCAGAAACGCTAGCCCGTACTCACGTAGCTTTGCAGGATGTGACCCAGGGAGGTCTCCAGGGTCGAGGGTGCATGGGGCtcccgctgcctgcagtgacaaTGGGCCAAGTCCCAGAGGCATTCCTGGGAAGGTGACTATTTAGGCATACCCTGGCAAGCACGCCTATCTGTTTGTTTCTTGTTCACAGAAATTAGTtgaatattgtcttttttttttaaatgacttggTTTTACCACCATTAAGGGGACTTTTGAGAGGttttattcagtcataaaacGTTGTCCTCTCCTTATTCTTGCATCACAGTTGTCCACAGAGGACAAAAACAGCAGGAGGAAAACTCTTCATTTCTGATGATGGAGAGGTGCCCATATAATGCTGCTGTTTTTCAACTtgaactgttttattttaaaactgcattAATGTGTAATACTCATATGTTTTCTGCAGAAAAGTGCAACATTTCAACACAACACGCAAATGTAAACCAACCGAATCATGCAaccaggctctttttttttttttttttttttttttttttaagatttatttatttacttgagaggcagagttgcagacagagagtgggagagacagagacaaaggtcttccacctgctggctcgcTCCCTGCGTGGCGgcagcagctagagctgggccaatcccaagccaggagctcctacagcgcccataggggatgccagcgccacacagatgcttagcccactacgcccaGCATGGGCCTCACATCCAcgctctctttccctttcctcatCTTTGTGTGTGGAGCCCACCAGGTGCTCTCCATTTCCTTATGTGGAATGTAATACGTGCTGGTGAGCTATTGTCACCCCGCCACGCCACGTAACACCACCACCTGTTACTTCTACCTGACTGCATCCTGGACCtgccattccctctcccctcaccctcccCACACTGTGGTACTCTCTATTCTaagcttagaaaaaaaaacttttttttttttttaaacttccacatAAGGAAGAGAACGGTATttggttttctgtgtctggcttatttcacataacataatgatctctggctccatccattttgctacagATGTCAGGGTTTGCTTCAATATTTATGGCTAAGTAACATTCCGTTGTGTACAtgcatcacattttctttgtccactcATCCGTCagtggacacctgggttgatccCATATGTTAGCTACTGTGAccagtgctgcagtgaacacagGAGTGCAGGTATTTCTTTCCTGGGCTGACTTTATCTCCTTTAGATATATTCCTAGAAGTGAGAGTTCTGGATCATAGAGTAGCTCCCGGATGAGTGACGGtgtgagtcccaggtgctgcacttccgatccagctcccggctgatggcctgggaaagcagcggaagatggcccaagtgcttgggcccctgcatcatgcGGGAGACCTGTGCTATCCTCCATAATGGCTGCTCTGATTTGCACTCCTGCCAACAGTGTAGGAGAAGGACCCCGTTTTCTCCACCACACCCTCACAAgcctttgttgttttctttctgttttttttttttttttttttttttttttttttttataacagtcATCCTAAGTGAAATGTGATCATCCACCATGGTTTTATCTGCATCTCCATCTCCCTGATGGTTTGTGGTATTGAGCATTTTTGGGGCacgtttgttggccatttgtgtttgtccttttgagaactgtctgttcagCAGAGCCTTAACCActttcctaactggattgtttgggttttgttgttgttgttgttgttgttgttgttttagtttCTTATATATCCTGGCCATTAATTCTTTGGCCAATGACTGGCTTTCCAGTACCTTCTCCTGCTCTGTCGGTcgtctcttcactctgctgattgTCTTTGCTCTGCAGAATCTTCTGAGTTGAGTTTTAATGAGAAGGGAGTGCCTTAATCTCCAGGTCTCCATGTTCCTTCTGTAAATTATGTCATTCTGAAGTCACAAAATAGATTAGATCAATATTTGAGTCCTTTTGAGGTAGATATTTAATTCAAGACCACTTGCACAGCAAAGATTTTGACACctccatttttatattaaaattagtggggagagagagagagagagagtgggcatCTAACCTCATGGGTAAGATACCtcaccccatatcagagaaccCAGGTTggattcttggctccagctcctgactctggcttcctgctaatgcagaaatATAGACTCTCAgggtttggcccctgccacccacatgggagacctggattgacttcccagctcccaactttggcccagcccaggctcatCCTCATCTCAAccatgtgggcatctggggagggaaccagcagatgggagtgtgctcgctcactctctctctctctctctttctcaaataataaataatgggaaaatatgcatgaaaatgcatgatttcaaaaatatttttgcaacaaaaataaGCGTATCTATTAAATacagtttttcatgaactttgcaAGGTACGCTTGTGTATAAACACTTCTACCAGGCAGGCTTGGGAGCCCAGGTCCTTTCCAGCACAGGGATGGAGGCCCGATTGGGGCAGTAGCAGGGGCCCGTTTCTGGGGCTTTCCTCCGTGGCTCTGTGGCCCCTCACTTTCCACACAGGCACCCCCCTGCCTGTCAGCCTTCCTCTTGTGGCTGGCGGCTTGTTTGTTTGGTGACAGAAGGAGTtggtgggaagggagggaaaggacaTAGGCACTGGACAGGGGCAGGTGCCATGCAAGAAGGCTTCAAAGTTCACGGACAGTGGAAGTCATGCCACTgtatgcagccatttggggaatgcaccagcagatggaagacgtctctctctctgtctctctcagtctctgcctctctctggtaGACTTCAAAAGGTCTGTAGGGGGAAATACGGGAGTAAAAAGTAAAAGTACAAGTGggtagccggcgctgcggctcactgggctaatcctccgccttgcggcgccggcataccaggttctagtagCCTTTGCTTGATAGGCTGCAGATACAGCTTTCTGCCGGAAGGGAGGAGAACAGGTTTCTCCGTGGCTTACTCTCTCCATAAAGCATCTCTGATTAACCGTAGGCTGAATCACGTCCACCGTGTGATTCTTTGAAACTCTGATTCTTTTCAGAAAAGCAGTTTATAGATCTAAAGGACCTGGAGTTGAAGTACTTTAAGGGGCTGGTGAAGTGGAGCCGCACCACGGCAGTTTCGTTCCCGGAGATCCGCTATGACACCGAGAAGAGATTTGTGCAGAGCCGGGACATGCCTGCCGTCTTCCCTCCTCTGATCCGTAAGACTCTGTTCGTTTATCCTCAAGTTGACTATCAAACAGAATCCAAGTATCCTCTTAAATGGGACATATAGTTCGTTAAAATAGTCTGGATGTGTGTGTTTGCCGTCGAGACCACTGAATTTATACATAACAGCAAAGAAGAGGTGGCACCCACTAGAACAACTGAACTACGGCAAGACTCATGGAAGGTCCCACAGTAAACCATGGATATGGAGTAACAGAACCAAACCGGTCTGCCGTTATGAGACCCTGTTCGGAACTGGACAACCTGCCTggaccaaggctgaagccagtatgGCTCATGTGAAAATAAAGGCTACCCAGGAAGGAGAGACTCCTGAACAACAGCAGCTCTGCAGAAAAGCGGAAGCACACGTCCGTCGTCACAAGGACAGTTGGTAAATTCAACAGGTGCAGGAACTGGTAGCTCGGGGCGCAGAGGTCACTCTGAGGAGTTGAATGTTAACTGCATAGAGACCTGGGAACAAAACAAGTTTGGAGAAGAAACACATTGGGAATCTTGGAAGTGGAAAATGTTGTCAATGAAACCAAGAACCTTCCAAAATTATCCCAATTACGCTCTCTGCCTGTGAGGAGGACGGACTAATAAGCTGGGGAATCAGACCGAGAAGCCTCGAGATCGCAGCACAGCGCGGTAGGGCTGGAAGCTAAGAGTTCAGAGTGCGGACGGAGGAATGAGAGGTTCAGAAACATGTCAGGTAGAAGTTGTAGAAGAAAGTGGGGAGGTGAGGCTCAAAAAGCAAACAACTGATACTTTTCCAGGAATAAAGAAACGTATGGGACTTTGAACTGAAAAAAATTCCATGGGATGattagcaaaaaaataaataaaaataaaccccaATCCTAGAAACACCATAGCAAAAATGCGGAGAACTAAGCAGTACAGGGACACATAATCTACCACGGCCAGACAGACAGAATCCTCACCAAGACATGAGACGTCAACGGGAGAACCCCATGAGCAATAGCAGTCAGGAGGTGATGGTGTCACGCACTCAAAACCCTAAGGGAAAACAACCACTGGTGTGGAATTCTACCCAACCAAGCTCTCCTTATGCGGCAGAGGTGAAATAAATATACTCAGAAACATGTCAGAGCCCAGAATTATTTACTATCCACAGCTCTTAATGAAACAGAAATAACCAAGCAGAAAACTACCAGTAAAATATATACTTCAGCAAGAACCCAGAGGGAATGCAAAAAATAATTGTGAGCAATTGTGTTACTGATAACAGATATGTGAATCATTATATAGctaattaaaatacatttctggATTCTGTTTCCTAATATTTTACTTAGAATATTTGCC from Oryctolagus cuniculus chromosome 1, mOryCun1.1, whole genome shotgun sequence includes these protein-coding regions:
- the C1H9orf153 gene encoding uncharacterized protein C9orf153 homolog, whose product is MSLDKDRRPARSSRASSLPKCSLPELFECVENLTKESKKSNLQKTQGLSVKEAQKMLTQSLNAMAALSGAGGKEGEAVAASAGTAATAAKREDKRPKSMTELLHHSLVSDSLSPVERLFRSRQRLSHDGIPAPMHNFPYDILVSHSKAWTLITAEDEVPKATMPQRTALPSAPPEKIYEDRLPRLFLVYAEKQFIDLKDLELKYFKGLVKWSRTTAVSFPEIRYDTEKRFVQSRDMPAVFPPLIRKTLFVYPQVDYQTESKYPLKWDI